The segment AAGGCGTCCAGCGGCTCCACCGTCCGCCGCGCGCGGGAGGTGATGATCGCGCCCTCGAGGGAGGCGATGAGCATCTGTCCGGTGCCCTGTGCGGCGTCCGGGGAGGCGCCGTCGCGTGCGAAGGCTGCGGCGACCAGGCCGCCGAGTGCGGTGAACGACTCGGCGGCGCGCTCGGCTGCCTCCGGGTACTCGGCGGTGGCGAGGGCGGCCGCCACGAGAGGGCAGCCGAACTCGTAGTCGCTGTCGGTGAGGATGGTCTTCCAGCTGTCGATCACGGCGACGAAGCCGTCGACGGCCGACCGTCCCGCCTGCAGTTGAAGCATTCGGGCTGTCGCGTAGCGCCCGGCGGAGGTGGTGGCCTCGGCGAGGAGTTGCGCCTTGCCGTCGGGGAAGTGCTGGTACATCGACCGTCGCGCGACGCCGCTGTGGGCCAGCAGCTCGGCCATCCCGAAGCCGTCGGCACCTTTGCGGCGGAGCAGGGTGATGGCCGAGGCGATCAGGCGGTCGTGAACCGAGGGCGTGGTCATGCTCACAGGGTACTCACTTGTAGAACGATCGTTCTGCTACCGTCACGCTATGACTCACGTATTCGACGAGGCGATCGTCCTCGCGCCGGTTGCCGACGCCGCAGACCGCGACGGGCGCGCAGGGCATGTGGTGCGGGCGACGACGCATCCGGCCTACGCCAACATGGTCGGTCCATTCGGCGGGATCACGGCCGCCACCGTCGTCAACGGCATTCAGCAGCATCCGGATGTGCTGGGGGAGCCGCTGTCCCTGACGATCAACTACGTCGCGCCGATCGCCTACGGCGAGTGGGATCTGGAGTTGGATCCGGTGCGCACCAACCGCACCAACCAGCACTGGGTCTTCACCATCTCGCAGGAGGGCGACGCCGTCGCCACCGGCACCGCGGTCTTCGCCGTCGTGCGCGACACCTGGGCGGACATCGAAGCCACGCCACCGCAGGCACCTCCCGCCGACGAGGTGGAGCCGTCGGACTTCGTCGACTTCATCGAGTGGGCCAAGCAGTACGACAAGCGGTTCGTGGTCGGCGGGCTCAGCGAGGACGGGTCAGACGACTCGACGTCGACCCTGTGGCTGCGCGACGAACCCGCGCGTCCCATCGACTTCCCGGCGCTGGCGTCGATGACCGACTGCTTCTTCCCGCGCATCTTCCTGCGTCACGGCGCGTACATGCCCGCGGGCACCATCTCGCTGACCGTGTACTTCCACGCGACGTCCGGCGAACTGGCCGCGCACGGCACTGACCACGTCCTGGCGACGGCGCGCGGTGTCCGGTTCGGTCACGGCCACTTCGACCAGTACGGCCAGATCTGGTCCGGCGACACGCTGCTCGCGACCACGCATCAGCTCGTCTACTACAAGGATCCCGCCTGAGCCTTGGTTCAGTCGGTCAGAGGGCCGAGAAGTACGCGGTGGAGAAGGCCACCGAGCCGAGGGCGATGCGGTACATGCCGAGATTCACGTTGCTGATGGTGTCACCGGGCTTGTGGTAGTTCGGGTCGAAGAAGTCGCCGACCGTGCCGCCCCACTGGCTCTGCTGCTTCTGGCTCTTCTTGCCGTCCGCGCCGGTGTCCACGCCACCGCAGGCGATGCCCGCCTCCTTGAACGGGCCGTAGTCCGAGCGGCCGTCGAAGGCGGAGGCGTCGACGGGCACATTCCTCCACGCGAAGTAATTGCGGAAGACCTGCTCGATCACGCCGGATCCGGCGGGGCCCGCGCCGCCCTCGAGCTTGCCCGAACCGTCACCGTCGAAGGTGAAGTACCCGCCGTTGGGTGAACCGAGCATGTCGAAGTTGAGGTAGCGCTTGATCTTCGACGCCTGCTCCGCGCTCAGGGCGGAGA is part of the Gordonia phthalatica genome and harbors:
- a CDS encoding TetR/AcrR family transcriptional regulator; protein product: MTTPSVHDRLIASAITLLRRKGADGFGMAELLAHSGVARRSMYQHFPDGKAQLLAEATTSAGRYATARMLQLQAGRSAVDGFVAVIDSWKTILTDSDYEFGCPLVAAALATAEYPEAAERAAESFTALGGLVAAAFARDGASPDAAQGTGQMLIASLEGAIITSRARRTVEPLDALAGHVRRAF
- a CDS encoding acyl-CoA thioesterase; translated protein: MTHVFDEAIVLAPVADAADRDGRAGHVVRATTHPAYANMVGPFGGITAATVVNGIQQHPDVLGEPLSLTINYVAPIAYGEWDLELDPVRTNRTNQHWVFTISQEGDAVATGTAVFAVVRDTWADIEATPPQAPPADEVEPSDFVDFIEWAKQYDKRFVVGGLSEDGSDDSTSTLWLRDEPARPIDFPALASMTDCFFPRIFLRHGAYMPAGTISLTVYFHATSGELAAHGTDHVLATARGVRFGHGHFDQYGQIWSGDTLLATTHQLVYYKDPA